AGCTTTAATCAAAAAGTATATAGACAGCAGATAGCTTAGTAAATAGCTTAATACATTACTGTTTGTTTGGTTGTAGGTCATTGGCAATAATGTGATGGGTGGATAGGCCAAAGCAGAATAAAACGTGTCCCTTTGGTACAGACATGAGGTACATGCTCAGTATGCTTTGGTTTTGTTACTGGAAGTTAAGATCGTGACTGCTTGATGATTTGCACAGTGATGCTTTTCATAATCTTTGATACTAATACTGAGAATTCATGAATCTTCACAGATGTATGGCTCAAACTTGTTTGAAAGGACATCAACAAGGGCAGACCCAGAAAGtattttagggaggggaccaAGGGTACTTGGACCCCACTCCTGAAAATAAAGGTTTGGcataattcttttaaaaaaagaagagatgtattttgggggggggggggggggggttgcggaTGGCCAAACCAATTCCAACCTACCCATAAAGTAATTTATCAAGTGTCTCCCACCCAGCATTACCTTTGACATTGGCCGGTTGTGTATTGAAAATACTATTTCCattatgattaatattttattttaaccagCATTTAATTAACAGTGACAGTGATTATCAGTATTTAGGGTCTATATTTTATTCAGGTTAATTGACTTATCCTATGATCAACAAAACTATGTTGCTGTTATTTGAGAAATCTATTTTACAATGTTGAATAAATAATCAGATGTTGTTCAGTGTTTGTCATTTGACTTCAGAAgtaaaagttaattttgtttaatgacaccactagagcacattaatttattaatcatcagctattggatgtcaaacatttggtaatttgacatatagacttagaagaaatctgctacattttttaattagtagcaggggatcttttatatgcaccatcccatagacaggatagcacataccacagcctttgatttaccagtcataGTGTACTGGCTAAAGCcagaaatagaccaatgagcCCATCATCGGGTCTTCATAAGAATGGGACATAGTATTAGCAACAGCAGAACAAGATGTACATGTTAATATGCACTATACGTTTCAACAACATACCAATAACATCTTTGCTGTTACTTGAGGTACTTTATAAACACAATGGGTTTTTACCCCTTTTTAGAAACTTCACCTCCCAAAGCTATTGATCAAAGTTGTATCCAGTCAGTCACTGTTTAATGATGCTGTATTCCTAGCACTGAATCTATGATTGATAATGACTGATATGTGCTTTGAAATATGAACTATCTTTTTTGAGGTTTTAGCAAACCCTGAAACAGTATTATAATTCATTCATATGAACCAAACGACAGAAGGTTCATAGATGTGAAACCATATGGCTTAAgagttaaaaataacattgcCCGACACCTGGGGCAAGTGGAATATGATGGTTGGGCTGATAGGCAAGATCTCACTTGTCCATGTGCAAGTGaactattaaaaaattaaattctcaATAAAACGGCATTACTTGTCTGCAACATTCggttaaatttttttaacaagtttCTATTTATGCGCATCTTGTTACTGTGTGTAATAATCAATGGTCTCCTAACTGATTACGGGAATTGCAGCCGACAGTTTCCAATTGTGTaccaaaaagttaaaattaaagagTTGCTTACCTTTGGTCTATACATAGATCATTTTGATCAGACCATGTAATAAATAAGCATATGTCCCAAAATCCCAGAAGTTATTTTAGTGGGAGAAATAAATTGAAGTTGGAGTTGGacagttttaacatatatatcatCAAATATTCAGCTAGCAACATTGCTAATGACAAGAAAACAATGTTATCTAATGCTTGCTTATTTTAATCAacagttattaattaacatCACATgttcaacatgtataaacacaAAGATCTGAAGTTTGTTATTCAAACTTTGTTtgaccaaagtaataaaaactggCCAAAAATTAagcgttttttttttcacagtgtgTTAATTTCAATACATATTTTATGCCCGTTTGGGGCCGATATctgtagatatacatgtaggttatgcTCTATGGTCATCTGAGACTGCACTGTAGGCAAGACATAGATGTACAGATCatgggtggggaaaaataaaattgtcaatcggtcccacttgatgtcaTCACTACTGGGAGGGGTTGGGGGaggaaaggaataaaaaaaataaaaaaataaaaacatttaaaagatgatatttgccaaatagtttttaaaaaatcatagtgacatttgtataattttatcttgaatcatgaacacGAAACGATTAAcatgaaacaatgtttttatatatatcacatCAATGAAAAAAATCCCACAAATTGGATATagtttacataatggaataaataatataaaaaaggaataaaagttatgaattttaattcccatatatgtataaaaagtacgagtattcaatactgtgtcctgaaaattaataaaagatggcaccaTTGAAGCATTGACAGCCttagctagcacatgtttagacacaTGATTAATAACGTCATCGCTGcttggatgaaatttgacctctactggctctagagataccagtacatgtagctgttctgcttattCACACTTGTTAATAtaaaaaggtggaaaccttttgttaattttaaagtcatttataattattagatacactacattgaagtcaacaataaatacatttatagattatttctgtatattttatgctatttcaagcagtttgtattgcacaaaagcctcttggttcggactaggacactcgacccgacagagctccatacacaggtgttgacaggtgttgattgtaaccagttgcgaacccttgatggctctctcaccaagaatggtgttattgttaacgtctgtttaatctcttgaccagctcagcgactttgacaaatgtctagcctactGGCAGTGGATTGAAACTACTGTATGTCCAACTTCAGTGACTGGCAACATACACTTAGGCAGACGTCTaaaacaccagccatattgaccaccatttatttattattttaaatcatgcacgagataccgatgtctgggcaggccggtccacttgacggataggaatttgttccaataatagaaatggacaggtgcttcggactgACATGAATGACAAAAATGGGATTGGCAAACacgtttttaataaataatttcggtctcagagatcaagaatcggtcccagaccgggaaaaaagggcttttccccacccctggtacAGATAAAACTTTTCATCTTCTTCATGTGAGAAACAGTTGTTTGCATGAACGGATACAAAACTAGTTTTGCATAGGCTACTTATTTCAGTCTGTTGACAgcatacactgaataaaattagattCCAATAATTGTGAGataaaatactatataaattttataatatagtgAGATTACATCACAAAACTATATAATTACACATGACATATACCAGTattattcatttgttcatttaaaCAAGGAAATCTTTTGgatgggcaagtggaaaaatatattgggCAAAGAAAGAATGCAAATCCAGGGCAAGtgagtttttaaataattgttcaaCCCAtgtggctattggatgtcatacataaCAATTGTACAGCTGTTAATCGATGCACATGACTAAATAATGATAAACCGTTGACCCTACCCACTAAAActgttaacaaaatatttacagaaTAATACAAATACCAGAAAGAAAACTTGTCATTACTCTGCGAGTGTTCTGTATGCTAGAAGATCTTGGAGTCTTAATGGCAAAGGCAACTTGTCCACATCTGTAACCAAACGATCCAGAAGCAATGACCTTACTCTGAAACAAGCTAATTCTGTTAGTGTTCTGGGGTTGGCTGCCAGTTGCCTCAGTAATGCCACCAGACTGGGCAAGTTGGCTATTCCCATTGGAAGCACAGTAGGTCGACGCAGCCACTCAAGTTGGCCGACATTGAAACCGGCATGGATcagtaataaaataatctttTCGTCTCCCTGTACACAAGCTAGATAAAAAGGCGTCTCCCCAGCATAATTGCATGTGTCAATCTGAACATTGAGAAGCAGTAGGTAGCGAGTCACACTGTAGCGCTTGTAGCAAACGGAAAGGTGAAGTGGTGTATAGCCCTGCATGTCTCGGTCATTGACATTAGCACCTCTGCTGTGTAACAGTTTCACAATATTCAAGTATCCACTACGTGCAGCAATATTAAATGCAGTTCCTTCTTCGTTTGTTTTCTTCACTAATGAAGCACCTGCATCTAGTAGCACCTCGACGACTCTCTCCTGCCCGTAACATACTGCAGTGTGCAATGCTGTCCACCCGCCATCATCGGCCTTGTCCACCTCGGCTTTGTGTTCAATTAACAGTTGGCAGGTTTTGTAATGCCCAAGACATGTTGCTGCATGTAGTGGAGTGAACCCATCAAGCTGAGTCATATTTACTGAAGCTCCTGCAAAATAAGATACAAATTCAATGTGGGTATAATACCATATTAGCAGCTGTTACACATGGTTCTCATGGAACAAAATTTGCAGAGAATGTGTTCATTACAGATTGTGCGACATATTATCACAGGTACTAAATGAATATTGGATATTTTATTGCTATGTTATTACACCAAATTTATTTGACCAATTATAAAATTTACACATATCAGTATGTAAAGCAAGTTGTAAtcttacaatttttaaaaatgtaaatctGATCGAAAACAACTTTAGCGCATTAAATATTTCAAGCCTAGATTTTAAAATCACCAAATTCAATAAATTTCCAGGACACATAAGAATCTTGTTAAAGAATTATTATATGAGAAGAAAGGACAACAATCAATTTTGTGTTCAGTATTCATCAGTCGGTAAGATTTTACCTGTGAACATAAATCATTCTGTGTGAAATGCAAATCACAAAATGGTCAATGAGAAACTTTCATTAGCAATGCTACTAACTCAATATTACTTGTTTTAGTAATACCAAgtataaaaatacaacactaaacTACAATGATTCTTCTCATGTGGGTAACTTAATTGCATGCAAGCAAGTTAAATCAATTCCTACACATCCcccacaccttttttttttattattatttttttttttacaaaatatgattaCCTCaccaataaaacataatttccgagagtactgctaaatcaATACATGACCCCTA
The sequence above is drawn from the Gigantopelta aegis isolate Gae_Host chromosome 6, Gae_host_genome, whole genome shotgun sequence genome and encodes:
- the LOC121376294 gene encoding poly [ADP-ribose] polymerase tankyrase-2-like, translated to MEDEDDDDAHAFILNAVTSDDLVTVRDYLQNGKVTPSFVSGGKNLVCEAAYSGHVQMLSLLLQYKFDATQCDISDQWHRQPIHIAASRGHLEVLKCLLENGVNINSQDSHHRTPLHCVSVYGHTEIARYLLLSGASVNMTQLDGFTPLHAATCLGHYKTCQLLIEHKAEVDKADDGGWTALHTAVCYGQERVVEVLLDAGASLVKKTNEEGTAFNIAARSGYLNIVKLLHSRGANVNDRDMQGYTPLHLSVCYKRYSVTRYLLLLNVQIDTCNYAGETPFYLACVQGDEKIILLLIHAGFNVGQLEWLRRPTVLPMGIANLPSLVALLRQLAANPRTLTELACFRVRSLLLDRLVTDVDKLPLPLRLQDLLAYRTLAE